Sequence from the Tursiops truncatus isolate mTurTru1 chromosome 18, mTurTru1.mat.Y, whole genome shotgun sequence genome:
CAGGCACAAGTCCTGGGGCTGCCCCCCAGGGCCACAGGTGACATGGGGTTTCACCTCCGAGAAGGCCCCAGGAAGAGCTGAGAAGGCCTTTTCTGGAGGAATGGAGGAAGAGCGCAAGGAGCCAGTCAGGActtgagggaaaggaagaataGAAGATGTCTAGAAGAGCAGGAAACGGGGTGGAGGCCTGGTGACAGAAGGGAGCAGTCGAGGAGGCGTGGGCGCAGCCTGGCCCGTGCGTGGAAGGACCTCGGCgtgggcgggagacgttaaggggACCGGGGGGGCTGAGGAGTCAGGGACCCATCGCCGGACCACAGTCATTCCACAGTTTCTGCTGGAATATAAATGACTTTCCCATGGATCCACCGCCCAAAGCCACCTGCAGTATCTTTGTTTACTGGCTTCGTATCTTTTCCTTTATCCTGAGGTAAATAcggggaaagggaggaaaggggtggggcgggggaagaGGGTGGAGCGAGAATGGAAGAGATTTCGATGAGGGAGAGCCTACTGATGGTTCGCAGTCTTGTCTGCACATTGGAATCGCCTGAGGAGCTGTAAAAACCACGTCTGGGTTcaacccccagagattctgatgccGTCGGTCTAGCCTCTCGActggtgcttctcaaactttaatgtgcgtCGGAGGCGCCTGGGGCTCTTGTTAAAATTCAGGTTCTGACTCAGAAGGCTCCGGGGTGGGGCCTGAAAGTCTGCATGTTAACAAGACGCCAGGTAATGCGCATGCCACTGCTCTGTGGCTCACATTTTCTGTAGCAACCATCTACGTAGAGGCTCCCAGAGGGTGGTCCTCAGACCATCAGAATCAGCATCACCCGGGAACTTGAGAGAAAGGCACGTTCTCGGGTCCCAGCCCAGACCCGCGGAATCTGGAATTCTGGGGATGAGGCCCAGCAAGCTGTGTTTTAACTctccctccaggtgattctcacGCGTGCCAAAGTTTGGGAGCCACTGCTGTAGAGAATTACAGAGGGGAATAAAAAGCCTGAGGGAAGGGCGCTAATAATCACTGTAATGACAAAGTAATGAATTATTGtggaagtaagacagaaagagagatcaCGTGGAGCCCTATGTATGTTCCAGTTATGAACAGATATAACCATTACAGTAAAATTAAGACACCACGACTTTGAAAACTGcaggttttcaaaaaaaatttttttaagtttttttttttatctctgtatcATCATAAGTCATAGGAATTATTGGAACATTTTCGAGACCTGCACACTCACTGCAAAGATGAGGGAAAGGAGATGTCATTACTGGACCCGTCATGCTGTGGGCCTGCCTGAGCTGGGGTGGGGCGCAAAGGCACAGATGCAGGAAAATAAGGTGGGGATGCCTGGCACTGGGGATTGAGGATGGGGAAAGGGATGCTCCCTGTTCTGAGGCCACGAGGTTGCCGGCGTCTTGGTGATGGGAGGTGCTGAACCTGGTTGTGTTACTGATCCAGTGTCACCACTCTACCCCACGAGTGCCCTGTGCCTGGATTACAGTACCTAACTGGTCCCAGCTGGCCTCCCAGGCTCAGCCTTCCCAGACCCTGCTTCATTTGCTTTGGAGGCTCCAACTCCTGATTACACCAGTGCCCttgcctctctcctcttcctcagagccctgtcctctcctcccttcaGCACCCACGCCCCCTGTGTGCCATTTTCGCCCCTGTCCTGTGCTTTCCCTCTGGCTGACCGATGGCTCAGAATGGAGGTCCCAGTCATCTGCTTACTCAGCCTCCATCTCTGTCCACCCACTGGGGTGAAGATCCCTGTCCACTTGAGTTCAACACATATCTACCTGTGGGCAAGAGATGCCAAGGGGGATAAAGCACAGTCTGTCCTTAGGGAGCAAGTTACAAACTCTGGGAACCAGTCCCCAAGACGTGACGGACCAAGTGCCGTGAAAAAGATTCACGTAGAGCATTGCCTGACTGTCTGCCCACACTCAGCTCTCCTGGTCCGGATGGCACTTTTTGGCCCCTTATGACACAAGCGTCTGCTAATCTTTCGAAAGTGCGTGTGTTGTTTTCCTAAGAAGGTGGCCAGTAGAGTCTACCTCTGTCACCTCCTTGTGGCCAGTAGAGTCTACCTCTGTCACCTCCTTGTAGCTTACACAGAGTGAGGGACATGCTGAGTGACTGCCACAAAGCATGCCACCCACAGAGCACACGCCTCTCAATGACAAAGGTTCCTGTGCTCCTAGGAGCAGGGATGCTGATTTTGGATGGCTGCTCAGAGCTGACTAGGTTCTTTGTAATATTTAGAGTTCTGAATCTTTAGAAAGTTGGCTCACAATAGAAAATGGCCCCACAGTTTATGAAAAGCCTTTTATTAAAGCTCCACTTAAAACACTTGTACAATCACTAATACTTATATGTGAATGGTTCCACATACTAGCAAATGTTACTGTTACTTGGGTAGAAATTGTAGGAGAGGCCATGTTCAGACTTTCAAACATCATCAACACATTGCTCTCATGTCCcctggactcctgggtcctcGGAGGTGCTGTGCAATTGCTTCAGAAGTGGGAAAGTCTCCTATAGAAAGGTGGAGGGAAGTCGTGTAGATGACACTAACCTGAAATTCTGCAGGTCCGTCCGATGTGAGTGCTTTTATTGGCCTGTGAGCTGAATCTGAGGTTAGTCTAGATGAACAATCACACATTTCAAGGCAAAAAAGACCATTAAAAATTTGATTGATTTCAACACCATGACATGTACTAATGTTTCTAGAGTATTTTGACATACACGTCTAGCACTTAGCAGTTGCTTGGTGaatatttgtggagtgaatgaatgaaacacaaaCCCTTCCCCAAGGTTGGTGCCTCACCTAAAAAAAGCGACTTGGCCTACAGAAAGAGCCCTGCAGGGACCCAGCACACATCTTCGTCCGAGGGCAGAGAGAGGTCCCAGACACAGCATCCAGGATACCATCCCCAGGGTGGAGGGAGGCCCACAGCCCAGCCATCCCTCTCCAGTGATCCCTGACTTGGCCACCCCGAGTCTTCCCAGGATGCCCCTCCCCTTTATAGCCAGTTGTCAACACCAGAGGACACTTTCTTCTGTGGTAGAGAACAATTTTAGACCTTAGAAcagcttttcaaatatttttgaccaTGACCCAcaatgagaatatattttattttacgaACCATGAAAGATACCAACCAATATATAattgaaacaaaagtttcacaaCACAACAGTTAGCCTTACTACACATGATGCACTGATTCTCTATTCTATTTGCAATCCAATAAAGAAACATGTGACACACTCCACTCATCTCACAATCCACTAATGGGTAAGGTCGGCATTTTGAAAACAGGTGCACAGCAATCCACAGGAGGGATGGAATTCAGATACTCCATCTCAGGGACCCAGTGGCAAGAAAGGATGATCCTTCTCTGCCCACACCTGGGAACACACCTAGGTCACAGGAAAGGGTGATGCAAATCCCTCTTTTCTAGAATCTGAACAAGAAAACTCAAAGGAGAGGTCTTTGCttctatatctaaaatattatactACATATAACATATCAGTAAGTTTCTTAGCCATGATTTTCTACAGGGAAGAAGCCGCTTCTGACTGTCCCAGAGAGGAACTCCCGAGAGAAGAAAGACTGTGTGGTTGCATCTCCAGGACGTCCCCACTTAGTGCCACCAAGCAGGGGAGTGGCTGTGGCACAAGGCTGGCACCTGCACCGTGAGACCCTCCATCAGTGTCCCCAGCAAcaacttctcagagcctctgaTGGGATATTTTGTGTTGTGACTCTTGGGAAGGTGGGTACAGCATGCACTGTTCTTCTGCCATATTTGACCACAGAATCCTTTTTTCAAATACTCCCTGAAAATCTGCAGAACACAGTTTAGGGACCACTGCCCCAAGTTGGAAGAAACAGTGTAGACGGGGGACTTCTTCACTGCCACACCAGttgagggcagggccagggtgtTAGGACACTTCAAGGGGACTTGAAGGCATCACTGTACATAGTCAATCACATGAAAAAGCAAAGGACCTTGTCAGGTGTGGAGCGGACCCTTGTTTATGGAGTCACCATTTGTAGTTTACAGCTGACCTAGTTGTATCCTGCCTACCTCCAGGGGGCGCCATTCATAAGACCCTGGGTTGACTGAGGCCCTTTGGAGTCCAGCGAGGCAGTAGGAGCCCTCCAAAAACAGGTTTATGTTTTAAACTGTAAAAACTAAAACAGAGTTACAGAGTTGTTGGCCAGAATGTCCAGCACAGTCTCTCTCACCCTTGAGTACATCCATTGACTCTCGTTTTTTCTGTTAGTGCAGCTTCTCGGGGTGGGAGTGGGTAAGGCTCTTAAGTTTTCAGACTCAGACCCCAGACTTGGTTCCATCATTGCTTATCCCACCAAGCTGAGGCGAATAAGGCGTATTAAAGCTCTTATCAATGTGATCAACAGTCGCTTTGTGGAAGCTACATCCTGCTGCAGCTCCCTGCCCTCAGACTTCGGTACCCAGGTTCTGAAAGAGGGTACTGTGCCTAAACTTAACGATTTGCTCTGAGCCTGAGAGAGGCGGGACCCCTGAACACTGCACTCTACCCAGAATTCCTTTCACttgtttctaaacattttttgCTGTCATATATAAGCATTAAGTAATTTCTTGGAATAAAACTCTCATCATCCTGGATTCCTTGTAGATGCACCATCACATTTatatccaaaacataaaacaaaatacaccTCTGACCTCACAGGTGACAATTTTTACGGGAGCATCTCTCTGGATCACTTGTTAACTGGAAAATGAGTGGTCATGTTTCCCCAGAGTAGAAGAATGAGGACTTACAAAACCTCCCCAGAGAACATTTTGTGATGTGGGATATCAGGAGGATAAAATGAACGTCCCCAGGGGGGTACATGAAAGGAAAACCAGAGAGACTGGTACAGTTACATTTCatacctttgtttaaaaaaaaaatcatgctaagTTGCTGACCAACTTGCAAAATGTCAACCACTCTTTCTAATTCTCCCTAACAGCTTCGGTTCCCCCCTCGCAGTTCTTTTCTTCCTGCAGACCTGTTTTCCCTTAAGTCCCAGAGCTGTGGGATGAGGCGCTGTGTTTGGCCATGCTGGTTGCTGGTGTCTGTACATTAGCGCTGGTCTCGGTGCAGCCAGCCATGTCTCCTCCAGggtcccctccagcctccctgctTCTGCAGAAACCTCTCTGTCTGGACCGCCTGGCTAGCAGCAGTTTCCAGGCCGCTGCTCTATACTTCTTTGAAATGAGGTTGTAGAGGATGGGGTTGATGGATGCGCTCAGATAGAAAAGTTGCAGGGCACAGTGTTAAAGTACTATAGAAGTACATCATCCCGGAATCTTTGGTATTTATGTAAATGATTCTGCCAACGTGGAAAGGCTGCCAGCAAACTATAAACGCCAGAACCACCACCACTGCAAAACAAGACATAGGCGCCAGAATTAGCCAAAGCATCCGAAAACAAATAAGCATCCCCAGGAAACCATCTGAAATAAtaagtaaaagcaaaataaataaaactcttgcCTAGCCAAATCCCCACCCCCGAAAAACTACCAGGTTGCAGACAGCATCGATATTAGCTTTAAAGCTGAGTATTCGGCTCATACATTTACTATCAAGGCCTGACATAAACCAGAAGGAGTGATTTCTACTAACAAGCTGTTCTGGCAGGCTTCCTTCCACAAACCCACTTCGTTGACATGTTCTCTGTTTTCGGTTGAAAAGAACTCTGCAACAAGTCTGcacaatctttatttttttgatatgggCATGATTCACTTTAGTCTTCAGGATAACATAACATTAAGTAAAGAAACTTTATCTTAACGTGAGCTATCCCGTCTTCTCCAGGGTTCTGTAATTCCATAACTGCAGCATCAAACAGAGACGGGCAGTTGGCTTAAGAGCCTGCAATTATCCATCTTGGATCAGCCCAGCTCGCTGATCACAGAGGCTTTGGGAAATAATTGCTGTTTACAGGACCCGGATATCCCACTCTCAAGGGACGCCTGGGGTGACCCAGAGCCCTTGGAGGACGGGAGATGGTTTTCTCTGGAGACTAGAAGGAGAAGCAGGTGGAGGCTGGGGTAGAACGACAGAATGAAACGTGGCCAGAAGAGGCGCCGAGGGCTGGGAGACCAGGGGAAGGCGACACAGCCTGGACCGTGGGTTGGGGTGTTTGGAACAGAGGCGGCGCCACTCACGCAGGACGCGGACCATCTGCTGGTGTCCCTTCTCCCGAGCGGAGGTGGCCGGGCCTCGCAGCGGCCCGCGGCTCCTCCACAGCTCCCGTCCGATGAGCCCGTAGAGGACGCTGAGGCACAGGAAGGGCAGGAAGAAGTAGGCGGTGGTGACCCACAGCATGACGCACAGCGCGCCCCGCTGCGCCGGGCTCGGCCGGCACTCCTGGCTGAACagcgccgcggccgccgccgcctcggGCCCCGACGGCGGGGACAGCGGTGGCGCCCGCGAGGACCCGAGGAGTGGCGGTGGCGGCGGGGCGAGGGGGTGAGCTAAGCGGTGCCGTTAAGGTCCTGGACCGCGTAGCGGCCGGGGTCCTGCTCGACGCCCAGAAAGAAGAAGGGCCCGGCGGAGAGCAGCGCCACGGCCCAGAGCGCGGCGATGACCATAAGGACGCGGCGGCGGGTGACGAGGACGCGGGCCCGGAGCGGGCGACAGATGGCGAGGTAGCGCTCGAGGCTGAGCGCCGTCATGTGCAGCAGCGTGGCGTAGGTGCACGTAGAGCGAGAGGCGGCAGAGCAGCGTACCGAACACCCAGGGCCGGGAGCGCCAGAGGCGGTACAGGTCGAAGGGGAGCCCGAGCAGGATGAGCAGGTCAGACACGGCCATGCTGCCCAGGTACAAGCTGGTGGTGGTCCGCATGTCCCGGTAGCGCCCGATCAGCAGCACCGTCATCACGTTGCCGCTCACCCCGACGGCGAACAGGCCCAGGCACACGGCGGTCACTGGCACCAGCGCCCCCAGGGGGAAGGGCGAGCAACGGCGCTCGTCGCAAGGCAGCACCTCTGCCCACGGCGGCTCCCCCGCGTCCTCCGAGCCGTCGCTGCGGTTCTCGGCGCTGCCCATGGGCGCGCCGCGCCCCCGGGCCGGGCCAGGAGCCTAGCGCCTGGTCCCAAGGCAAAAGCGCTTCCTTTGGCGGCCGGTGCGCGCTGGGCGCGCCAAACCCCTGCCGCTTGCACAGCCCGAGTCCAGCGGCACCGCACGCGGGAACGTGGCTCCGCAGGGTCCGCCTTGAGGGCTGTCAACCGGGCGAAGCGCAGTCCCCACCCCCAGTCACCGCCCAGTCTGCCTCGGCCCCGCTTCCGCTCCCAGGCCCGTGGTATTCCACGTATTCCAGGCGCTTCCCTCCCCACCAACTGAACGCGGGAGGCGGTCGCCGCGGACGAGCCCCACCCAGACGCGGGAAGCGATTCCTGAACCCCAGCGAGGTTGGTTACTGGACCCAGCGGAGCGTGGGCTTTTGTAGGTTGGGTTCAGAGGGGAACCTTCTGAGGGACCTCGGCTGGTGGCTCCGTCTTGACGGTTCGGGAAGGTGCCGCAATACCAATAATAGGAGAGGAGACTAGACCAGAATCTAGAGCCCCTCCCGGGTTCTGGTCGCGGCTCAACAACCGAATCATCTCGGATCAGTCCCAGCCTTGCTTGCCCAGCCAGttctcctcttctgtaaattttCAAGCGGTGATGGAGTTGACCGAGTAATTTCAACGATGTCTATGACTCTGAAATCTATGGATATGACCACGTCtattcattttaaagaacaaGGCTTAAGTATTTACGTTTACCTCTGCGTACTTAAACGTGTGCTGTTTTGTTCCTGTGTACAAAATATGCTATAAATGTAATAAAGCAGAGTATTGGCCAACACCAGAAAGAACTAAAATTCTGGGGAAAAGACTAAAAACTGGTTTATGAGTCAATTCATTGTGGTCCTAATGACAATAGCTGACACTGAGAGCTCAGGATGTATTTGGTGCTGTGCTTTCCATTTAATCTTCAAGTCCTTAGaacagaggttttttttaaatctcttcatGGATAGACGCTCCTCTAGTGGTTTTTCCATCCATCCGACTGTGGTTTAAATCGTCAACTTCTTTTCCCAAggttcccttcctctttctggaaCTGAAACCAGGCTTTGCTCTAGTGCCTCGCATCCCCGCCCCGTTCCCCGTGGTCCTCTTTCACAAGCAGAGCCATGGGCTGCGAGGAGGGGTACCTGTCACCTTCCTCATCATTGCTCTTCCCAGCCATCCTAAAACCTACCTTTGAATCTAACTTCCTCACACTCTGCcctctgcagccccctcccccaccgctcACCCTCATTCTTGAGAATTTGGGTGCCTTACCTTCACTCTCTCAAGCACTCCTCCTAAAATTCACACCCCTGCACAATTCCTCGGCCTCTCCTTTCTATCAATGGTCTTGTCCTCCCCCCCATCTCAGGCAGCGGTTCCTGTGTACATCCCTTACACCTTATCATTACCAGTACCTGGGAGCTCGCCTTCATCTCAATTTCAGCCCTCCCAGATTCTGACCTTCACCCTCTGTCTTTCTAGCTCACTTTCTCTAATACCTCAACTCCTACAATCCTTCAACCGCGCTGGGACCTCCATTCGGCTTCTCCTCCTACCTTTTCCTTGTCCCTCACCTGCCTCAAGTCCACGCTTCCCCACTTTAATGGATTTAAACTCCGAGAGCAATACTAATCGCCCCAAGGAAAACACCCTCAATTCCCGTGCTCTTTTCTCTGTTGTCATACTTGTCTCCTTACGAGAGCACAACCATAACCCTGGTTAAGTGGAACCCTCTGCTTACTCTGTGCAGTCTCCCAAGCACCTAGAGTTGTTTCACTTGAAATTCACAACCTCTAGCTGGATGCTTAGTTTTCTCCCACCATCCTCATACTTATTCTATTTAATTCGCTCTCTCGCCCTCCAAACCACTCTTTTgtacctcctcctctctccttaaTCCCCAAGACCTCGTCCCCATCCTCGCTCTCAGGTGATGATCTTGCATTCCAATTCCTGGAAAGAATAGAAACAGCTGGAAGAGGACTACATgctcccatcaccaccacccccctcgTCCACCCCCTGGACAGATGAATGAGTGGATGGTACTTGTGCCTGAAGTGAACTCTGCCCCTCAGCACTTCATTCGCCTCCTCGAAATTCTAGAAATCACTTTagaaagtctctctctctcttgcatcaTCAAGTTTTCTCCCTCTTCTGGATCATTTCCATGTTTTCAGCAAAACTCAAAAGAGTTTCTGCATtcactctctccacttttcctccctccctccttccctcctcctcctaaGCAGCGGAAATGTAATTTCTCCATCTCTAGTTGATCTCAACTTGCCTTGGACTCTCACCTACTGGGTAGCAAGAAGCAATTATCCAGCCTGAGTAAAGCACTGTCCAGTTGGATGAATTAAACAGCTCCTCTGGGTAGTGTTCAGTCCTCTTGGATAACAACATCCTCTCCTCTCCAGTGgcttcctccccctgccctgtcTTTCCCTAAGGGGGCCCAGGTGGATGGGGAGGGAAGGTCAGGTGGCTTAAAGGCCCTTAGGAAACTAGGAGGGAGAGGGGTACCTAGCTTTGTACCAGTTCCTGGGGGGACCAGGCTGGCATTTGCTAGACTCCAGTTCAGTGTCCCCTTCCCGCTTGGCCACCAGGTGCTTTGCTAACCCAAAGGCAGAGGTCTGTGGCCAATGAATTTGTGGTCTCTTTCTTTGACTCAAGTGATGCTCCTGGGAGCACCTGGTACCTTCCCATTGGCTCTCACAGGCTGCAgccccctgagtctctttccttTTATCCATTCTGCTCCATGGCCTGGTGGCCTGCCCACCTCTGCTGAAGGCTCCCTCACCCCTCTCCACCACCACAGCAGCTCTGAGAAAGGCTAACTGGGGCTCAGACAGTGTCTGCACCATCAGGCTCACGAATGCCAACTCTACCCTCTCTGACTGTTCTGTACTACACACCCTCCATTCAGACACTCCCCTGTTCTgctgttttttctctgtatagcttatTACCTACTATTGAATTTACGTAGCTCTTTGTTTGTTATCTGCCCCGCTCCATCTCCCGACATCACATGCTCCAGGAGGCAGGCTTTAATCTTTCCCTAGTGCCTGGTACTAAGTgagaatttaacaaatatttgttaactcCGGGAATGAATAAGCTTCTGCAGAACCAGGTaccattattttctttacaattcCCAGCAGCTGAGAACAGTACTCTGATTATAGCGGGTGCTCAGCAAGTGTTCCTTGATAATCTGGTTGGAAATAGAATACTGATATGGAGAATTAGATTCATGGCTGgctttttgttatgttttggCTCAAGCATGACTTGCCCCCTAGAGCAGATCTGAACCCTATTATAACGGCTTGGCCTTCCATGTTTTAGGAAAAAACGGGATCAGACATCTGAAGAATGACTAAAGCCTTTTGTACTTTGTATTTCTAAGTCATCCACCAGCTCATGACTTCATACTTCGtctgaggagaggaagaggaagttcTCAGTAGTCCAAGGTGTGTGGATACCTTTCTCCTCTACCTCCACACTTGGTGATCGTGCGGGGCAAAACTGAGTCTAGGTCTGGCCTTGCTGTCCCCCTGTTAACCTGGAAGCAAAGGGTTGGTGTCCTCAATAGGCACTTGGCCCCTGGCTGGAGACCTCACAGGTTGGAATgttctggagaaaaataaatctaacaCATGCTGTGCGCAAGGCACTGTTTCAAGTACCTGCATATGGTAACTTGTTGAGTCTTTAACAACAGCCTTTTGAGTGGGTGCTTGTAGTAcgtccattttatagatgagaagaccaaggcacagagaagctgCCTTAGGTCATGCAGCCAATAAATGGGAGTACTGTCTGCTTCATGAGGCCATGGGCACAGGACCTCTTGCTATGTAGACCATAGCACAACTAACCTCAGGAGTGGTTGGTGTGATCGGCTTCTGCTAGAAAAGTGTTTTTCAGCTCGGATTCCAGAAACCAGATTTTGTGGACAAATGGAAGAAAACGgaagtttggtttcttttttttaatttgaaatatagttgatttaccatgttgtgttagtttcaggtgtacagcaaaatgattcagttatatatatatatatatattctttttcagattcttttcccttataggttattaaaaaatattcagtatagtttcctgtgctatacagtaggtccttgttggttatctattttatatatagtagtgtgtatatgttaatcccaaactcctaatttttccctccccctgctttccctctggtaaccataagtttgttttctatctctgcgggtctatttctgttttgtatataagttcatctgtatcattattttttagattccacatataagcatatcatttgtctttgtctggcttacttaatttagtatgataatctctaggtccatccatgttgctgcaaatggcaacatttcattctttgtttatggctgagtagtattccattgtatatatgtaccacatcttctttatccattcctctgtcgatggacatttaggttgcttccatgtcttggctattgtacatagtgctgccatgaatactggggtgcatgtatctttttgaagtatggttttcttcagatatatgcccaggagtggaatgtggagaaaaaaaggaaccctcctacactgttagtgggaatgtaaatttgtgcagccactatggaaaaccgtatggaggttccttaaaaaactaaaaatacagctatcatatgatcctgcaatcccactcctgggtatatatccagagaaaaccataatttgaaaagatatggaAGGTTTGAAGGGGCGTTAGGAATTGCATTACATCCATAAATTTCAGTGTACCTGTTGAAACTTGCAAAAACTCCATAGGTTTTATACTCTTTTCTCCATAGAAGAGCAGGATATGAGGCAGAGGTTGAAATGTGAGTTTGTACAGCGGTTGACCCACATCTCATAACACTCTGAGCCAACCTCCTAGAGTCGGGAAACTTCATGTGGAGTTCCAGATTTCCAGCTTGTCTTGCAAAAGGGGAAGATCTGCTCTGGTCCCACACTGCCCACAGGCCATGGAATCCAGGCTGAGTAGCAGCTGCCCCCGTGGACAGGCCACCTTGTGCCTGCCCCCTGCAGCCCTCCTCGCTTGCACAGAGGTGGTGTGGGCTTCACGCCCAGCCCCTGCTTCCTTGGAATGACCTGCTGACACCCCTAGACTCCAGGTGCTAGCAAGCGGCATCTTATTTAATCCAGTGCTGAGATGGCAAAGCTGGCCTTGGTGGGGGAGCCTCTGACAGAGAAGACCAGGGGCCAGCTGTGGCCAGACCTCACCTCCAGGACCTGACGGATGCATGGAGCTGGGGCCTCAGGCTTTCCCAGGTTTCTCTTTGCACAGCAGGGACACGGCAGGGCAAATTCAAGGCAAGACTTTGGGGGCCTATTGCTCTGCAGCTGTTGCTTTAGCAGTTTCCTCTTGGTCTCCATTTCTCCTAAGAGGGAGACAGGCTCACCACGGCCACGATGATcaaggtgggtgggagagagggagcaagTCCCTGTGAGGGGTGGATGGGAAGAGGGTATAGGACGTGCAAAG
This genomic interval carries:
- the MLNR gene encoding LOW QUALITY PROTEIN: motilin receptor (The sequence of the model RefSeq protein was modified relative to this genomic sequence to represent the inferred CDS: inserted 5 bases in 3 codons) — translated: MGSAENRSDGSEDAGEPPWAEVLPCDERRCSPFPLGALVPVTAVCLGLFAVGVSGNVMTVLLIGRYRDMRTTTSLYLGSMAVSDLLILLGLPFDLYRLWRSRPWVFGTLLCRLSLYXCTYATLLHMTALSLERYLAICRPLRARVLVTRRRVLMVIAALWAVALLSAGPFFFLGVEQDPGRYAVQDLNGTAXAHPLAPPPPPLLGSSRAPPLSPPSGPEAAAAAALFSQECRPSPAQRGALCVMLWVTTAYFFLPFLCLSVLYGLIGRELWRSRGPLRGPATSAREKGHQQMVRVLLVVVLAFIVCWQPFHVGRIIYINTKDSGMMYFYSTLTLXALQLFYLSASINPILYNLISKKYRAAAWKLLLARRSRQRGFCRSREAGGDPGGDMAGCTETSANVQTPATSMAKHSASSHSSGT